The proteins below are encoded in one region of Helianthus annuus cultivar XRQ/B chromosome 2, HanXRQr2.0-SUNRISE, whole genome shotgun sequence:
- the LOC110927340 gene encoding phosphate transporter PHO1: MVKFSKELEAQLIPEWKDAFVNYWLLKKHVKKVKLSRISQLSRTTNSNHDYGVSIFDPVRSFIRRFSCNDNPPDQILQVRNTDSEQDDERELGEEEEDGEEDDETELVDHLYSEEDEVKEFFEKLDEELDKVNQFYINKEKEFLERGDMLMKQLQILLDLQQVVDCRRRSNSFNSTTSSGFLRSYSSGRTSDSETGSEFGERDGETQTDDVISALEKNGINVVGAATKGKTKDGKPKMSMRINIPATTPTRTITAVTSMLWEDLVNNPKKHGEYINRKKLQCAEKMIRGAFVELYRGLGLLKTYSSLNMVAFVKILKKFDKVSNQSSTNYLKAVKRSHFISSDKVVKLMDEVESSFTKHFAKDDRKKAMKFLRPRQQKDSHMVTFFVGLFTGSFVTLFAVYAILAHISGMFSPGTEAGYVETVYPVFSMFALLSLHLFMYGCNLFLWKATRINYNFIFEFQATTALKYRDAFLIGTCMMTAVVSAMVLHLILVSKGFSPSQVDTIPGILLLIFIGLLVCPLNIFYRPTRYCFLRVIRNIICSPLYKVLMVDFFMADQLTSQIPLLRHMESTACYFLAGSFKTHEYQTCKSGKLYRELAYVISFAPYYWRAMQCARRWFDEGDVNHLANLGKYVSAMVAAGARLTYAQQETQLWLIIVLVTSLVATIYQLYWDFVKDWGLFDSKSKNLWLRDELVLKKKGFYYMAIALNFVLRVAWLETVLQFKVGLFESRLLEFSLASLEVIRRGHWNYYRLENEHLNNVGKFRAVKTVPLPFRETDSDG; this comes from the exons ATGGTGAAGTTCTCAAAGGAGCTAGAAGCCCAACTGATTCCTGAATGGAAAGATGCATTTGTGAATTACTGGCTGCTCAAGAAACATGTTAAGAAGGTGAAACTGTCCCGAATCTCTCAGCTTTCACGAACCACTAATTCTAATCATGATTATGGTGTTTCCATATTCGATCCGGTTCGCTCTTTCATTCGTCGCTTCTCCTGTAATGACAACCCACCTGATCAGATTCTTCAG GTGAGAAATACAGATTCGGAACAAGATGACGAACGCGAATtaggggaagaagaagaagacggagaagaagatgatgagacTGAACTTGTTGATCATTTGTACTCGGAGGAAGATGAG GTGAAGGAGTTCTTTGAAAAATTGGATGAGGAACTAGATAAGGTGAACCAGTTTTACATAAATAAGGAAAAGGAGTTCCTTGAAAGAGGAGATATGTTGATGAAACAGCTCCAGATTCTATTGGATCTCCAGCAAGTTGTTGATTGCCGGAGACGATCAAACAGCTTTAACTCCACCACCTCGTCCGGGTTCCTACGCTCTTACTCATCTGGTCGGACCTCTGACTCCG AAACTGGATCTGAGTTTGGTGAAAGGGATGGAGAAACACAGACTGATGACGTGATATCGGCTCTAGAAAAGAACGGTATCAACGTGGTTGGTGCAGCCACAAAGGGAAAGACTAAAGACGGAAAGCCTAAAATGTCGATGAGGATCAATATTCCAGCAACCACGCCTACACGAACCATAACAGCAGTTACGTCTATGCTTTGGGAAGATCTAGTCAACAACCCAAAGAAACACGGGGAGTACATCAATCGCAAGAAACTTCAGTGTGCCGAAAAAATGATAAGAGGGGCTTTTGTCGAACTCTATAGAGGTCTTGGTCTACTAAAGACTTATAG CTCACTAAATATGGTGGCTTTTGTTAAAATATTGAAGAAATTTGACAAG GTGTCTAACCAGTCATCAACAAATTACCTCAAAGCTGTCAAAAGATCTCATTTCATTAGTTCTGATAAG GTGGTGAAGTTAATGGACGAAGTGGAATCATCTTTCACTAAGCACTTTGCCAAGGATGACAGGAAAAAAGCCATGAAGTTTCTAAGACCCCGGCAACAAAAAGACTCTCACATGGTCACCTTTTTTGTTG GATTGTTTACAGGTAGTTTTGTGACCTTGTTTGCTGTATATGCCATATTGGCACATATCAGTGGCATGTTCTCCCCTGGTACAGAAGCCGGTTATGTTGAAACTGTCTACCCTGTCTTCAG CATGTTTGCATTGCTTAGCTTGCACTTATTCATGTATGGGTGCAATCTCTTCTTGTGGAAGGCAACAAGGATTAACTACAATTTCATATTTGAGTTCCAAGCTACTACGGCACTCAAGTATAGAGATGCATTTCTTATAGGAACATGCATGATGACAGCTGTGGTCTCTGCCATGGTATTACATCTTATCTTAGTTTCCAAAGGATTTTCTCCATCCCAAGTTGACACCATTCCAGGCATTCTTCTTCTC ATATTCATTGGGTTGCTTGTATGTCCATTGAACATCTTCTATCGCCCAACTCGTTATTGCTTTCTTAGAGTCATTCGCAACATAATCTGTTCTCCTTTGTACAAG GTTCTGATGGTAGATTTCTTCATGGCTGATCAACTTACTAGTCAG ATCCCTCTATTGAGGCACATGGAATCGACGGCATGCTACTTCCTGGCAGGGAGTTTCAAAACACATGAATATCAAACTTGTAAGTCAGGGAAGTTATATCGGGAGCTTGCTTATGTAATCTCCTTTGCACCATATTATTGGCGTGCTATGCAG tGTGCAAGGAGATGGTTCGATGAGGGTGATGTGAACCACTTGGCTAATTTGGGGAAGTATGTGTCAGCCATGGTTGCAGCTGGGGCGAGGTTAACGTATGCACAACAAGAAACACAACTGTGGTTAATCATTGTTTTGGTGACTTCATTGGTTGCCACCATATACCAACTATATTGGGACTTCGTTAAGGATTGGGGACTTTTTGATTCTAAATCCAAAAACTTATGGCTTAGAGATGAACTTGTGTTAAAGAAAAAAGGCTTCTACTACATGGCTATC GCTTTGAATTTTGTTTTGAGGGTGGCTTGGTTGGAGACTGTTCTACAATTTAAAGTTGGATTGTTTGAATCTCGATTGCTTGAATTTTCCCTTGCTTCGTTAGAAGTGATACGACGTGGCCATTGGAACTACTACAG ACTGGAAAATGAGCATTTGAACAACGTTGGCAAGTTTAGAGCAGTGAAAACTGTTCCTTTACCGTTTCGTGAGACTGATTCTGATGGGTGA
- the LOC110927339 gene encoding kinesin-like protein KIN-10A translates to MAPTPSSSAKPNQFGFTPKSNQTHIRTTTPQSKHRLNFTSTKPSPNPNSNPNPNPNSAPADHPVEVVGRIRDYPDRKDKPVSALQVNPDGRSVRVRTDIGYRDFTLDGVASSEDQDLDEFYKNFVQSRINGVKMGDKCTVMMYGPTGSGKSYTMFGSAKQQGIVYKSLRDILRNGDEEEEEEVGERKAGFVQVTVLEIYNEEIYDLLSTNSGNGGFSIGWSKANASKVKLEVMGKKAKNATFISGTEAGKISKEIQKVEKRRIIKSTSCNERSSRSHCMIILDVPTVGGRLMLVDMAGSENIEQAGQIGFEAKMQTAKINQGNTALKRVVESIANGDSHVPFRDSKLTMLLQDSFEDDKSKILMILCASPDPKEMHKTISTLEYGAKAKCIVRGPHTPIKGDDSSSSDVMLGSRIAAMDQFISKLQMENKIREKEKNEANKQLQKKEEEIASLRAKLAEAEGKKSEEEINVKVNDMLKRELEKKIEECQKMADRVVEMERKKMEQKIIQQQEELETLRRRLEEIESELTRSREGKQNENESRNLSSSFSLEGNGFAKKLIDMYADEDPGMEKSMDLDKSLDMEIGSKREYQKAANNSIQAILGYPYIENDEDVYVPGSTGKSYLSTVFEEDEEEVEEVQKDVIEEKMVCVTNPPPVSAFNLDIDLLSTAAGSESECVDPDTASSRQLRIQNIFTLCGNYRELSQQHTPLTATNKSSENCSDSKETKQKTMNQVVCDSKENCSPLRNSNDVVEVADISGGNKLPFTSLENKVALTSVEKKLPLTSLENKLPFTSLENKLLSLSAVSFE, encoded by the exons ATGGCTCCTACACCATCATCTTCTGCTAAACCAAACCAATTCGGTTTCACACCAAAATCAAATCAAACCCACATCAGAACAACAACACCCCAATCCAAACACCGCCTCAATTTCACCTCCACAAAACCCTCACCAAACCCTAACTCTAACCCCAACCCCAACCCCAATTCTGCACCCGCAGACCACCCGGTGGAAGTCGTGGGCCGTATTCGTGACTACCCTGACCGCAAAGACAAACCCGTGTCCGCTCTTCAGGTAAACCCCGACGGCCGGTCTGTTCGGGTCAGAACGGATATCGGGTATCGCGATTTTACCCTCGACGGGGTTGCGAGTTCTGAAGATCAGGATCTTGATGAGTTTTACAAGAATTTTGTGCAGTCGAGAATTAATGGGGTGAAAATGGGGGATAAGTGTACTGTTATGATGTATGGGCCGACTGGGTCGGGGAAGAGTTATACGATGTTTGGGTCGGCGAAACAGCAGGGTATTGTGTATAAGTCTTTGAGGGATATTTTGAGAAATGGAGATGAGGAAGAGGAGGAGGAGGTTGGTGAACGAAAGGCGGGTTTTGTTCAAGTGACTGTTTTGGAGATATATAATGAGGAGATTTATGATCTTTTGTCTACTAATAGTGGTAATGGTGGATTCAGTATTGGTTGGTCTAAAGCCAATGCTTCCAAG GTTAAGTTGGAAGTTATGGGGAAGAAGGCTAAGAATGCCACTTTCATCTCAGGAACCGAGGCAGGAAAGATATCAAAAGAGATTCAAAAGGTCGAGAAGCGTAGAATTATCAAGAGCACATCTTGCAATGAAAGAAGCTCCAGGAGTCACTGcatg ATAATTCTTGACGTCCCAACTGTCGGAGGACGGCTAATGCTTGTTGATATGGCTGGGTCTGAAAATATCGAACAAGCTGGTCAAATTGGATTCGAAGCCAAAATGCAG ACAGCAAAGATTAATCAGGGTAATACGGCATTGAAGAGAGTGGTGGAGTCGATTGCCAACGGTGATTCTCACGTGCCGTTCAGAGATAGCAAGTTAACCATGCTTTTGCAG GATTCGTTCGAAGATGACAAGTCAAAGATTCTTATGATATTATGTGCGAGCCCGGATCCAAAGGAAATGCATAAGACAATATCGACATTGGAATACGGTGCAAAAGCCAAATGCATCGTGCGTGGGCCTCATACGCCAATCAAGGGAGACGATTCGTCTTCGTCAGATGTGATGTTGGGTTCGAGAATCGCGGCTATGGATCAGTTCATTAGCAAGCTGCAAATGGAGAATAAGATACGCGAGAAGGAGAAGAACGAAGCGAATAAACAGCTgcagaaaaaagaagaagaaatcgCTAGTCTGAGGGCGAAACTTGCAGAGGCAGAAGGGAAAAAGAGCGAGGAGGAGATTAACGTCAAGGTTAACGACATGTTGAAGCGGGAATTAGAGAAGAAGATAGAAGAGTGTCAGAAAATGGCTGACCGCGTCGTCGAGATGGAGCGGAAGAAGATGGAACAGAAAATCATTCAACAGCAGGAAGAACTCGAAACACTCAGGCGACGTTTAGAAGAGATCGAATCTGAACTGACTCGTTCCCGAGAGGGAAAACAAAACGAAAACGAAAGCAGAAATCTTTCGTCGTCGTTTTCTTTGGAAGGAAACGGTTTCGCTAAGAAACTGATCGACATGTATGCTGATGAGGATCCGGGGATGGAGAAGTCGATGGATCTGGACAAGTCACTCGATATGGAGATCGGTAGTAAACGAGAGTACCAAAAAGCTGCTAATAACAGCATACAGGCGATTCTCGGGTATCCGTATATAGAGAATGATGAGGATGTTTACGTCCCCGGTTCAACGGGTAAATCGTATTTGAGCACTGTGTTTGAGGAGGATGAGGAAGAAGTAGAAGAAGTGCAGAAAGATGTTATCGAGGAGAAGATGGTGTGTGTCACGAATCCTCCACCCGTCTCTGCTTTTAACTTGGATATTGACTTGTTATCAACCGCAGCGGGATCTGAGTCGGAGTGTGTTGACCCGGATACCGCCTCGTCTAGGCAGTTACGTATCCAAAATATTTTTACTCTTTGTGGAAACTACCGGGAGCTTTCTCAACAACACACTCCGTTAACCGCCACAAACAAGAGTAGTGAAAACTGCAGTGATTCAAAGGAAACGAAGCAGAAGACGATGAACCAAGTTGTGTGTGATTCGAAGGAAAACTGCAGCCCCTTGAGAAACAGTAATGATGTGGTGGAAGTGGCG GATATATCAGGAGGAAACAAGCTCCCGTTCACTTCATTGGAAAACAAGGTCGCATTGACTTCAGTGGAGAAGAAGCTCCCATTGACTTCACTGGAAAACAAGCTTCCCTTTACATCGCTGGAAAACAAACTTCTATCACTTTCTGCTGTTTCGTTTGAGTAG